The following coding sequences are from one Eucalyptus grandis isolate ANBG69807.140 chromosome 11, ASM1654582v1, whole genome shotgun sequence window:
- the LOC104416216 gene encoding O-fucosyltransferase 7 isoform X1 — translation MQKLRWRALVALRRLLTGAICAIALLALLSVHLRASRFSGLPGIADPRKLPAVTSPPARFSVPSVRRRSARRFSELDEDFVRQYELKYQRQGTGQSWTRELAPPHFLKPPASSAKLDGANGSSHSVKLWKPPSNRDFVPCTEPGLDYTSPRGSQGYLLVSTNGGLNQMRAGICDMVAVARIINATLVIPELDKRSFWQDTSNFSDVFDEDHFINALANDIRVIRKLPEELATAAKAVKYFKSWSGMDYYQNEIASMWDEHKVIRAAKSDSRLANNNLPPDIQKLRCRACYGALRFAPKIEAMGKMLVDRMRAHGPYIALHLRYEKDMLAFSGCTHDLSEPEADELKLIRENTSHWKVKEIDPMEQRSKGYCPLTPKEVGIFLTALGYPSNTPIYIAAGEIYGGDSRMAGLRARYPMLRRKEFLASVEELQPFTNHSSQMAALDYIVSVESDVFIPSYSGNMARAVEGHRRFLGHKKTISPDRKTLVRIFDKIDLRTRKEGKKLSNQIIELHKRRQGSPRKRKGPIAGTKGTDRFRSEEPFYVNPLPDCLCHRESPSLNTSQIS, via the exons ATGCAGAAGCTGAGGTGGAGGGCGCTGGTGGCGCTCCGCCGCCTGCTGACCGGCGCCATCTGCGCGATCGCCCTCCTCGCCCTCCTCTCCGTCCACCTCCGCGCCTCCCGTTTCTCCGGCCTCCCCGGGATCGCCGACCCCCGCAAGCTCCCCGCGGTAACGTCCCCGCCCGCGCGATTCTCTGTCCCTTCCGTTCGCCGCCGCTCGGCCCGCCGGTTTTCCGAGCTCGATGAGGATTTCGTGCGG CAGTATGAGCTTAAATATCAGAGGCAGGGCACCGGGCAGAGCTGGACGCGAGAGCTCGCGCCGCCCCATTTTTTGAAACCTCCAGCTTCTTCTGCCAAG TTAGATGGCGCGAATGGGAGTTCACATTCTGTCAAGCTTTGGAAACCTCCCTCGAATCGTGATTTCGTGCCGTGTACAGAACCCGGTCTAGACTATACAT CTCCTCGAGGTTCGCAAGGTTATCTTCTGGTTAGTACGAATGGCGGACTTAACCAGATGCGAGCTGGG ATATGTGACATGGTTGCTGTGGCCCGTATAATTAATGCCACTCTAGTGATTCCGGAACTTGATAAAAGGTCATTTTGGCAGGATACAAG CAACTTTTCTGATGTTTTTGATGAAGATCATTTCATAAATGCACTGGCTAATGACATAAGAGTTATAAGAAAGCTCCCTGAAGAACTAGCGACAGCAGCAAAGGCAGTCAAGTATTTCAAAAGCTGGTCTGGCATGGATTATTACCAGAATGAGATAGCTAGCATGTGGGACGAGCACAAA GTTATTCGAGCGGCCAAATCTGATTCTCGTCTGGCAAATAACAATCTACCACCTGACATTCAAAAGCTGCGTTGCCGTGCTTGTTATGGTGCCCTTCGTTTTGCCCCTAAAATTGAAGCAATGGGTAAA ATGTTGGTTGATCGGATGAGAGCTCATGGTCCTTACATCGCTCTTCATTTACGTTATGAGAAGGACATGCTTGCGTTTAGCGGATGCACGCATGACTTATCTGAACCTGAAGCAGATGAGCTCAAGTTGATCAG AGAGAATACTTCGCACTGGAAAGTGAAGGAGATTGATCCCATGGAGCAAAGATCCAAGGGATATTGCCCGCTTACTCCAAAGGAGGTTGGTATTTTTCTCACTGCTCTGGGATATCCATCAAACACACCTATATATATAGCTGCTGGAGAGATATATGGAGGTGATTCTCGTATGGCTGGTCTGAGAGCTCGCTATCCCATGTTAAGGAGAAAG GAATTTTTGGCTTCAGTGGAGGAACTTCAGCCTTTTACGAATCATTCTTCTCAAATGGCTGCTCTTGATTATATTGTTTCAGTTGAGAGTGATGTTTTTATTCCATCATACTCTGGGAATATGGCAAGGGCAGTTGAAGGTCATCGTCGCTTTCTCGGACATAAGAAGACGATTTCTCCTGATAG GAAAACTCTTGTTCGTATCTTTGATAAAATTGACCTCAGAACCAGGAAGGAAGGGAAAAAGTTATCAAACCAAATAATTGAACTGCATAAGAGAAG GCAAGGGTCTccgaggaagaggaaggggCCGATTGCTGGAACAAAGGGCACGGACAGGTTTCGGTCAGAAGAACCCTTTTACGTTAACCCTTTGCCCGATTGTTTATGTCATAGGGAATCACCAAGCTTGAATACCTCGCAAATCAGCTAA
- the LOC104416204 gene encoding cytochrome c oxidase subunit 6b-1: MAEAQGEKASTLAEQYLLEKVEKLDVAAKPDNVPEPEKPVSAASEEAVSEKAEGKDDSAAGAETSVTEETSSATVPDASADKTEEVSAVASAETTPAAEESNEAAEEENSSNEEATEEAPEIKIETAPADFRFPTTNQTRHCFTRYVEYHRCIAAKGEDAQECQKFSKYYRSLCPGEWIDRWNEQRENGTFPGPL; this comes from the exons atggCGGAAGCTCAGGGCGAGAAAGCCTCAACCTTAGCTGAG CAATATTTATTGGAGAAAGTAGAGAAGCTGGATGTGGCTGCGAAACCTGATAATGTGCCCGAACCTGAAAAACCAGTGAGTGCTGCTTCTGAAGAAGCTGTCAGTGAGAAAGCTGAGGGGAAGGACGATTCTGCTGCTGGTGCTGAAACTTCAGTTACTGAAGAAACCAGCAGTGCCACTGTTCCTGATGCTTCTGCAGACAAAACTGAAGAGGTTTCCGCAGTGGCTAGTGCTGAAACTACTCCTGCTGCTGAGGAAAGCAACGAAGCAGCTGAAGAGGAAAATTCAAGCAATGAGGAGGCCACTGAAGAAGCGCCAGAGATAAAG attGAGACTGCACCTGCAGATTTCCGTTTCCCAACCACAAATCAAACAAGACATTGCTTTACCCGATACGTTGAGTATCATCG ctGCATTGCTGCCAAAGGTGAGGATGCTCAAGAGTGTCAAAAGTTCTCCAAGTACTATCGATCTCTTTGCCCTGGTGAATGG ATTGATAGATGGAATGAGCAAAGGGAGAATGGCACCTTTCCTGGCCCTCTGTAG
- the LOC104416216 gene encoding O-fucosyltransferase 7 isoform X3 has protein sequence MQKLRWRALVALRRLLTGAICAIALLALLSVHLRASRFSGLPGIADPRKLPAQYELKYQRQGTGQSWTRELAPPHFLKPPASSAKLDGANGSSHSVKLWKPPSNRDFVPCTEPGLDYTSPRGSQGYLLVSTNGGLNQMRAGICDMVAVARIINATLVIPELDKRSFWQDTSNFSDVFDEDHFINALANDIRVIRKLPEELATAAKAVKYFKSWSGMDYYQNEIASMWDEHKVIRAAKSDSRLANNNLPPDIQKLRCRACYGALRFAPKIEAMGKMLVDRMRAHGPYIALHLRYEKDMLAFSGCTHDLSEPEADELKLIRENTSHWKVKEIDPMEQRSKGYCPLTPKEVGIFLTALGYPSNTPIYIAAGEIYGGDSRMAGLRARYPMLRRKEFLASVEELQPFTNHSSQMAALDYIVSVESDVFIPSYSGNMARAVEGHRRFLGHKKTISPDRKTLVRIFDKIDLRTRKEGKKLSNQIIELHKRRQGSPRKRKGPIAGTKGTDRFRSEEPFYVNPLPDCLCHRESPSLNTSQIS, from the exons ATGCAGAAGCTGAGGTGGAGGGCGCTGGTGGCGCTCCGCCGCCTGCTGACCGGCGCCATCTGCGCGATCGCCCTCCTCGCCCTCCTCTCCGTCCACCTCCGCGCCTCCCGTTTCTCCGGCCTCCCCGGGATCGCCGACCCCCGCAAGCTCCCCGCG CAGTATGAGCTTAAATATCAGAGGCAGGGCACCGGGCAGAGCTGGACGCGAGAGCTCGCGCCGCCCCATTTTTTGAAACCTCCAGCTTCTTCTGCCAAG TTAGATGGCGCGAATGGGAGTTCACATTCTGTCAAGCTTTGGAAACCTCCCTCGAATCGTGATTTCGTGCCGTGTACAGAACCCGGTCTAGACTATACAT CTCCTCGAGGTTCGCAAGGTTATCTTCTGGTTAGTACGAATGGCGGACTTAACCAGATGCGAGCTGGG ATATGTGACATGGTTGCTGTGGCCCGTATAATTAATGCCACTCTAGTGATTCCGGAACTTGATAAAAGGTCATTTTGGCAGGATACAAG CAACTTTTCTGATGTTTTTGATGAAGATCATTTCATAAATGCACTGGCTAATGACATAAGAGTTATAAGAAAGCTCCCTGAAGAACTAGCGACAGCAGCAAAGGCAGTCAAGTATTTCAAAAGCTGGTCTGGCATGGATTATTACCAGAATGAGATAGCTAGCATGTGGGACGAGCACAAA GTTATTCGAGCGGCCAAATCTGATTCTCGTCTGGCAAATAACAATCTACCACCTGACATTCAAAAGCTGCGTTGCCGTGCTTGTTATGGTGCCCTTCGTTTTGCCCCTAAAATTGAAGCAATGGGTAAA ATGTTGGTTGATCGGATGAGAGCTCATGGTCCTTACATCGCTCTTCATTTACGTTATGAGAAGGACATGCTTGCGTTTAGCGGATGCACGCATGACTTATCTGAACCTGAAGCAGATGAGCTCAAGTTGATCAG AGAGAATACTTCGCACTGGAAAGTGAAGGAGATTGATCCCATGGAGCAAAGATCCAAGGGATATTGCCCGCTTACTCCAAAGGAGGTTGGTATTTTTCTCACTGCTCTGGGATATCCATCAAACACACCTATATATATAGCTGCTGGAGAGATATATGGAGGTGATTCTCGTATGGCTGGTCTGAGAGCTCGCTATCCCATGTTAAGGAGAAAG GAATTTTTGGCTTCAGTGGAGGAACTTCAGCCTTTTACGAATCATTCTTCTCAAATGGCTGCTCTTGATTATATTGTTTCAGTTGAGAGTGATGTTTTTATTCCATCATACTCTGGGAATATGGCAAGGGCAGTTGAAGGTCATCGTCGCTTTCTCGGACATAAGAAGACGATTTCTCCTGATAG GAAAACTCTTGTTCGTATCTTTGATAAAATTGACCTCAGAACCAGGAAGGAAGGGAAAAAGTTATCAAACCAAATAATTGAACTGCATAAGAGAAG GCAAGGGTCTccgaggaagaggaaggggCCGATTGCTGGAACAAAGGGCACGGACAGGTTTCGGTCAGAAGAACCCTTTTACGTTAACCCTTTGCCCGATTGTTTATGTCATAGGGAATCACCAAGCTTGAATACCTCGCAAATCAGCTAA
- the LOC104416238 gene encoding uncharacterized protein LOC104416238 has translation MEVAPRPRTTTTNLPTPLYRGTPTGKEGLKAMDGEGNVKMANAKSSRSSAAWRCRKHPKHRQSAGVCSLCLSKRLSQLSSGSYLRGSTSANRRRYSCSSSPSSSTSMSSYPSSSEESSSCASPIHRHGRFAHEARSGPVSMLFGGRDGLKKSRSVACAAPPPPPKTRAGGEKSKGGFWSKLIPSRRKKNGAEGGELTSLKHSSTLRERVAV, from the coding sequence ATGGAAGTAGCCCCGCGACCGCGAACGACAACCACCAACCTCCCCACCCCTTTATATCGCGGCACGCCGACTGGAAAAGAGGGTCTTAAGGCAATGGACGGAGAAGGGAATGTGAAGATGGCGAACGCTAAATCATCCAGATCCTCCGCCGCCTGGCGGTGCAGGAAGCACCCGAAGCACCGGCAGTCGGCCGGCGTGTGCTCGCTCTGCCTCAGCAAGCGGCTCTCCCAGCTCTCCAGCGGCAGTTACCTACGCGGCTCGACCAGCGCGAACAGAAGGCGCTACTCCTGCTCCTCCTCGCCGTCGTCGTCCACCTCCATGTCGTCCTACCCCTCTTCTTCCGAGGAGTCGTCCTCGTGCGCGAGCCCGATCCACCGCCACGGCCGGTTCGCCCACGAGGCGAGGTCCGGGCCGGTGTCGATGCTCTTCGGGGGCAGGGACGGGCTGAAGAAGAGCCGTTCCGTCGCCTGcgcggcgccgccgccgccgccgaagaCGAGGGCGGGCGGGGAGAAGAGCAAAGGCGGGTTTTGGTCCAAGCTGATCCCGTCcaggaggaagaaaaatggagCGGAAGGTGGCGAGTTGACGAGCTTGAAGCACTCCTCGACGCTGAGGGAGAGGGTGGCCGTGTAA
- the LOC104416169 gene encoding alcohol dehydrogenase-like 2 isoform X2, whose translation MEEIQVEPPKAWEVRIKIVCTSICHTDVTFWKMDSGPFALFPRILGHEAVGVVESVGEEVEEVKAGDTVLPVFWSNCEKCRHCESSRGNNCSVFANRPLGPGMPRDGTTRFSAAEDGEAIHHFLGVSSFCEYTVVDVVHVVKISSPIPVDRACLLSCGVSTGVGGAWKVADIERGSSIVIFGLGVVGLAVAEGARLRGASKIVGVDLNPGKFEIGKKFGVTNFVNPEACGERPVSEVIKEITDGGADYSFECVGLASVMADAFNSSREGGGKTVILGVESRGAPLSLGSYEILRGRTVVGSYFGGLKPKSDVPLLAQKYLDQELNLDDFITQEVSFQDINTAFDLLLQGKSLRCIIWMDR comes from the exons ATGGAGGAGATACAGGTGGAGCCGCCGAAGGCGTGGGAGGTTCGCATCAAGATCGTCTGCACCTCCATTTGCCACACCGACGTCACGTTCTGGAAGATGGACTCC GGTCCATTCGCCCTTTTCCCGAGGATCTTGGGTCATGAAGCCGTCGG GGTGGTGGAGAGCGTgggggaggaggtggaggaggtgaaGGCAGGGGACACGGTGTTGCCTGTGTTCTGGTCCAACTGCGAGAAGTGCAGACATTGCGAGTCCTCCAGAGGCAACAACTGCTCCGTTTTCGCGAACCGGCCTCTCGGTCCAGGAATGCCGAGGGACGGAACCACCAg GTTTAGTGCGGCCGAGGATGGGGAGGCCATACATCACTTCTTGGGAGTGTCCAGTTTCTGCGAGTACACGGTGGTGGACGTGGTCCACGTTGTCAAGATCAGCTCCCCCATCCCCGTCGACCGAGCCTGCCTCCTCAGCTGTGGTGTCTCCACCG GAGTTGGAGGTGCATGGAAGGTGGCCGACATAGAGCGAGGCTCCTCCATCGTCATCTTTGGTCTCGGAGTGGTTGGACTTGCG GTAGCAGAAGGCGCGAGGCTGAGAGGAGCTTCGAAGATCGTTGGAGTGGACTTGAATCCTGGCAAGTTCGAAATAG GAAAGAAGTTCGGGGTCACCAATTTCGTCAACCCCGAGGCTTGTGGAGAGCGGCCAGTCAGTGAG GTGATTAAAGAAATAACGGATGGGGGTGCAGATTACAGCTTCGAATGCGTCGGATTGGCTTCAGTGATGGCGGACGCCTTCAATAGCAGCCGAgag GGCGGAGGGAAGACGGTGATCCTCGGGGTGGAGTCGCGGGGGGCGCCGCTGAGCCTCGGCTCCTACGAGATCCTGAGAGGCAGGACGGTGGTGGGCTCCTACTTCGGCGGCCTGAAACCCAAGTCCGACGTCCCTCTCCTCGCTCAGAAGTACCTGGATCAG GAGCTCAACTTGGACGACTTCATAACGCAGGAGGTGAGCTTCCAGGACATCAACACGGCTTTCGATCTGCTGCTCCAAGGCAAGAGCCTCCGCTGCATCATATGGATGGACAGATAG
- the LOC104416216 gene encoding O-fucosyltransferase 7 isoform X2, producing MQKLRWRALVALRRLLTGAICAIALLALLSVHLRASRFSGLPGIADPRKLPAVTSPPARFSVPSVRRRSARRFSELDEDFVRYELKYQRQGTGQSWTRELAPPHFLKPPASSAKLDGANGSSHSVKLWKPPSNRDFVPCTEPGLDYTSPRGSQGYLLVSTNGGLNQMRAGICDMVAVARIINATLVIPELDKRSFWQDTSNFSDVFDEDHFINALANDIRVIRKLPEELATAAKAVKYFKSWSGMDYYQNEIASMWDEHKVIRAAKSDSRLANNNLPPDIQKLRCRACYGALRFAPKIEAMGKMLVDRMRAHGPYIALHLRYEKDMLAFSGCTHDLSEPEADELKLIRENTSHWKVKEIDPMEQRSKGYCPLTPKEVGIFLTALGYPSNTPIYIAAGEIYGGDSRMAGLRARYPMLRRKEFLASVEELQPFTNHSSQMAALDYIVSVESDVFIPSYSGNMARAVEGHRRFLGHKKTISPDRKTLVRIFDKIDLRTRKEGKKLSNQIIELHKRRQGSPRKRKGPIAGTKGTDRFRSEEPFYVNPLPDCLCHRESPSLNTSQIS from the exons ATGCAGAAGCTGAGGTGGAGGGCGCTGGTGGCGCTCCGCCGCCTGCTGACCGGCGCCATCTGCGCGATCGCCCTCCTCGCCCTCCTCTCCGTCCACCTCCGCGCCTCCCGTTTCTCCGGCCTCCCCGGGATCGCCGACCCCCGCAAGCTCCCCGCGGTAACGTCCCCGCCCGCGCGATTCTCTGTCCCTTCCGTTCGCCGCCGCTCGGCCCGCCGGTTTTCCGAGCTCGATGAGGATTTCGTGCGG TATGAGCTTAAATATCAGAGGCAGGGCACCGGGCAGAGCTGGACGCGAGAGCTCGCGCCGCCCCATTTTTTGAAACCTCCAGCTTCTTCTGCCAAG TTAGATGGCGCGAATGGGAGTTCACATTCTGTCAAGCTTTGGAAACCTCCCTCGAATCGTGATTTCGTGCCGTGTACAGAACCCGGTCTAGACTATACAT CTCCTCGAGGTTCGCAAGGTTATCTTCTGGTTAGTACGAATGGCGGACTTAACCAGATGCGAGCTGGG ATATGTGACATGGTTGCTGTGGCCCGTATAATTAATGCCACTCTAGTGATTCCGGAACTTGATAAAAGGTCATTTTGGCAGGATACAAG CAACTTTTCTGATGTTTTTGATGAAGATCATTTCATAAATGCACTGGCTAATGACATAAGAGTTATAAGAAAGCTCCCTGAAGAACTAGCGACAGCAGCAAAGGCAGTCAAGTATTTCAAAAGCTGGTCTGGCATGGATTATTACCAGAATGAGATAGCTAGCATGTGGGACGAGCACAAA GTTATTCGAGCGGCCAAATCTGATTCTCGTCTGGCAAATAACAATCTACCACCTGACATTCAAAAGCTGCGTTGCCGTGCTTGTTATGGTGCCCTTCGTTTTGCCCCTAAAATTGAAGCAATGGGTAAA ATGTTGGTTGATCGGATGAGAGCTCATGGTCCTTACATCGCTCTTCATTTACGTTATGAGAAGGACATGCTTGCGTTTAGCGGATGCACGCATGACTTATCTGAACCTGAAGCAGATGAGCTCAAGTTGATCAG AGAGAATACTTCGCACTGGAAAGTGAAGGAGATTGATCCCATGGAGCAAAGATCCAAGGGATATTGCCCGCTTACTCCAAAGGAGGTTGGTATTTTTCTCACTGCTCTGGGATATCCATCAAACACACCTATATATATAGCTGCTGGAGAGATATATGGAGGTGATTCTCGTATGGCTGGTCTGAGAGCTCGCTATCCCATGTTAAGGAGAAAG GAATTTTTGGCTTCAGTGGAGGAACTTCAGCCTTTTACGAATCATTCTTCTCAAATGGCTGCTCTTGATTATATTGTTTCAGTTGAGAGTGATGTTTTTATTCCATCATACTCTGGGAATATGGCAAGGGCAGTTGAAGGTCATCGTCGCTTTCTCGGACATAAGAAGACGATTTCTCCTGATAG GAAAACTCTTGTTCGTATCTTTGATAAAATTGACCTCAGAACCAGGAAGGAAGGGAAAAAGTTATCAAACCAAATAATTGAACTGCATAAGAGAAG GCAAGGGTCTccgaggaagaggaaggggCCGATTGCTGGAACAAAGGGCACGGACAGGTTTCGGTCAGAAGAACCCTTTTACGTTAACCCTTTGCCCGATTGTTTATGTCATAGGGAATCACCAAGCTTGAATACCTCGCAAATCAGCTAA
- the LOC104416169 gene encoding alcohol dehydrogenase-like 2 isoform X1 — METNASGTAGKPIKCRAAVCRRAGEPLVMEEIQVEPPKAWEVRIKIVCTSICHTDVTFWKMDSGPFALFPRILGHEAVGVVESVGEEVEEVKAGDTVLPVFWSNCEKCRHCESSRGNNCSVFANRPLGPGMPRDGTTRFSAAEDGEAIHHFLGVSSFCEYTVVDVVHVVKISSPIPVDRACLLSCGVSTGVGGAWKVADIERGSSIVIFGLGVVGLAVAEGARLRGASKIVGVDLNPGKFEIGKKFGVTNFVNPEACGERPVSEVIKEITDGGADYSFECVGLASVMADAFNSSREGGGKTVILGVESRGAPLSLGSYEILRGRTVVGSYFGGLKPKSDVPLLAQKYLDQELNLDDFITQEVSFQDINTAFDLLLQGKSLRCIIWMDR, encoded by the exons ATGGAGACCAACGCATCAGGAACCGCAGGAAAACCCATCAAGTGCAGAG CTGCAGTGTGCAGACGAGCAGGAGAGCCGCTGGTGATGGAGGAGATACAGGTGGAGCCGCCGAAGGCGTGGGAGGTTCGCATCAAGATCGTCTGCACCTCCATTTGCCACACCGACGTCACGTTCTGGAAGATGGACTCC GGTCCATTCGCCCTTTTCCCGAGGATCTTGGGTCATGAAGCCGTCGG GGTGGTGGAGAGCGTgggggaggaggtggaggaggtgaaGGCAGGGGACACGGTGTTGCCTGTGTTCTGGTCCAACTGCGAGAAGTGCAGACATTGCGAGTCCTCCAGAGGCAACAACTGCTCCGTTTTCGCGAACCGGCCTCTCGGTCCAGGAATGCCGAGGGACGGAACCACCAg GTTTAGTGCGGCCGAGGATGGGGAGGCCATACATCACTTCTTGGGAGTGTCCAGTTTCTGCGAGTACACGGTGGTGGACGTGGTCCACGTTGTCAAGATCAGCTCCCCCATCCCCGTCGACCGAGCCTGCCTCCTCAGCTGTGGTGTCTCCACCG GAGTTGGAGGTGCATGGAAGGTGGCCGACATAGAGCGAGGCTCCTCCATCGTCATCTTTGGTCTCGGAGTGGTTGGACTTGCG GTAGCAGAAGGCGCGAGGCTGAGAGGAGCTTCGAAGATCGTTGGAGTGGACTTGAATCCTGGCAAGTTCGAAATAG GAAAGAAGTTCGGGGTCACCAATTTCGTCAACCCCGAGGCTTGTGGAGAGCGGCCAGTCAGTGAG GTGATTAAAGAAATAACGGATGGGGGTGCAGATTACAGCTTCGAATGCGTCGGATTGGCTTCAGTGATGGCGGACGCCTTCAATAGCAGCCGAgag GGCGGAGGGAAGACGGTGATCCTCGGGGTGGAGTCGCGGGGGGCGCCGCTGAGCCTCGGCTCCTACGAGATCCTGAGAGGCAGGACGGTGGTGGGCTCCTACTTCGGCGGCCTGAAACCCAAGTCCGACGTCCCTCTCCTCGCTCAGAAGTACCTGGATCAG GAGCTCAACTTGGACGACTTCATAACGCAGGAGGTGAGCTTCCAGGACATCAACACGGCTTTCGATCTGCTGCTCCAAGGCAAGAGCCTCCGCTGCATCATATGGATGGACAGATAG